Proteins found in one Subtercola endophyticus genomic segment:
- a CDS encoding DUF429 domain-containing protein — MPVITAGVDLAAEPKGTALAVIEWMPGSAVLRDLRLGVADEAIVVAAAGCDKLGIDCALGWPDDFVAFVAGHAAGDVLAAHADGAMAWRRTLAYRATDREVREVTGRWPLSVSTDRLGLTAMRCAGLLGRLRASGIDVDRAGAGRIAEVYPAASLRLWGFTTAGYRTEPARRAELVAALGGEAPWLDLTEFEPLMRASTDAFDAVIAALATRSAALGRSTVAPPGMLAQARREGWVALPTGPLADLVDSA, encoded by the coding sequence ATGCCCGTGATCACGGCCGGCGTCGACCTCGCCGCCGAGCCGAAGGGAACCGCGCTCGCCGTCATCGAGTGGATGCCCGGTTCCGCTGTTCTGCGCGACCTGCGCCTGGGCGTCGCCGACGAGGCGATCGTCGTGGCGGCCGCCGGGTGCGACAAACTCGGAATCGACTGCGCCCTCGGTTGGCCCGACGATTTCGTCGCCTTCGTTGCGGGGCACGCTGCCGGTGACGTGCTTGCGGCCCACGCCGACGGTGCCATGGCCTGGCGCCGCACACTCGCCTATCGCGCGACCGACCGTGAGGTGCGGGAGGTCACCGGGCGTTGGCCGCTGAGCGTCTCGACCGACCGGCTCGGCCTCACCGCGATGAGGTGTGCGGGTCTGCTCGGGCGCCTCCGGGCATCCGGAATCGACGTCGACCGCGCCGGCGCCGGCCGCATCGCCGAGGTCTACCCCGCGGCATCCCTGCGGCTCTGGGGATTCACCACGGCGGGCTATCGCACCGAACCTGCCCGTCGAGCCGAACTCGTCGCCGCACTGGGGGGTGAGGCCCCGTGGCTTGACCTGACCGAATTCGAGCCGCTGATGCGGGCCTCGACCGACGCCTTCGACGCCGTCATCGCGGCCCTGGCCACGCGCTCCGCCGCCCTCGGCCGCTCGACCGTCGCGCCGCCCGGGATGCTCGCGCAGGCCCGCCGCGAAGGCTGGGTAGCCCTGCCGACCGGGCCGCTCGCCGACCTGGTCGACTCCGCCTAG
- a CDS encoding ferritin family protein: MGFDQYHEPPEELSAETRTFARMCASLSEEAEAIGWYVQRMSVEPDEDAKAIMEDSLGEEFKHFSMELEFLLRKTPKWREIAQGILFTDGDIVQHGEDAEEAAG, translated from the coding sequence GTGGGATTCGACCAGTATCACGAACCGCCCGAAGAACTGAGCGCCGAAACGCGCACGTTCGCCCGCATGTGTGCGAGCCTCAGCGAAGAGGCGGAGGCCATCGGCTGGTACGTGCAGCGCATGTCGGTCGAGCCCGACGAAGACGCGAAGGCCATCATGGAGGATTCGCTCGGCGAAGAGTTCAAGCACTTCAGCATGGAGCTCGAGTTTCTGCTGCGCAAGACTCCGAAGTGGCGAGAGATCGCCCAGGGCATCCTGTTCACCGACGGCGACATCGTGCAGCACGGTGAAGACGCCGAAGAGGCTGCCGGATGA
- a CDS encoding iron-siderophore ABC transporter substrate-binding protein, translated as MKTPLPTIHSPGARRRFTLIATTLAAATALVLTGCSSSPSGSETASSAAATGTAGDAFPVTISSALGETTIESQPTRVAVWGWSAQDAVLALGVVPVAMPKMTYGGNADGVLPWDATAITDLGGQTPILLDGGDTGEPPIEQFAQAAPDVILAPYSGLTQEQYDTLSKIAPVVAYPDAVWSTSWQDQLSIVGKALGKTAEADALLTKTNDQVSALAAANPVLAGKSFVYGANNTPDVLNVYTAGDPRVQLLTQLGMTVAPSVATVDNGSSAGSYFFPVSFENVNQLTSDVLVAYFDDQAAADTFAADPLVAAMPAVQAGRFAPIVGQSFVMATSAPSVLSIPWMLDQYVPELAAAAAK; from the coding sequence GTGAAAACCCCTTTGCCGACCATCCACTCGCCCGGTGCACGCCGCCGTTTCACCCTCATTGCGACCACCCTCGCGGCGGCCACGGCACTCGTGCTGACGGGCTGCAGCTCGTCACCGAGCGGTTCCGAAACGGCGAGCAGCGCTGCGGCGACCGGCACAGCGGGCGACGCCTTTCCGGTGACGATCTCGAGCGCGCTCGGTGAAACCACCATCGAATCGCAGCCGACGCGGGTTGCGGTGTGGGGCTGGTCGGCGCAAGATGCCGTGCTGGCGCTCGGGGTGGTTCCGGTCGCCATGCCGAAGATGACGTACGGCGGAAACGCCGACGGCGTGCTGCCCTGGGATGCGACCGCGATCACCGACCTCGGCGGCCAGACTCCGATTCTGCTCGACGGCGGTGACACCGGCGAGCCGCCCATCGAGCAGTTCGCGCAGGCGGCGCCCGACGTGATTCTCGCGCCGTATTCGGGCCTGACCCAAGAGCAGTACGACACCCTCAGCAAGATCGCACCCGTGGTGGCCTACCCCGACGCGGTCTGGTCGACGTCGTGGCAAGACCAGCTGTCGATCGTCGGTAAGGCGCTCGGCAAGACGGCAGAAGCGGATGCCCTGCTCACGAAGACGAACGACCAGGTGTCGGCGCTCGCCGCCGCCAACCCGGTTCTCGCCGGCAAGAGCTTCGTCTACGGTGCGAACAACACCCCCGACGTGCTGAACGTGTACACCGCGGGAGACCCGCGGGTGCAGCTGTTGACGCAACTCGGCATGACCGTCGCCCCCAGCGTGGCGACGGTCGACAACGGGTCGAGTGCCGGAAGTTACTTCTTTCCGGTCAGTTTCGAGAACGTGAACCAGCTCACCAGCGACGTTCTGGTGGCCTACTTCGACGACCAGGCGGCCGCCGACACTTTCGCTGCCGACCCGCTCGTCGCCGCCATGCCGGCGGTGCAGGCCGGCCGGTTCGCGCCGATTGTGGGGCAGTCGTTCGTCATGGCGACCAGCGCGCCGAGCGTGCTGTCGATTCCGTGGATGCTCGACCAGTACGTTCCCGAACTCGCCGCCGCGGCAGCGAAGTAA
- a CDS encoding STAS-like domain-containing protein has protein sequence MKIHASTGNFAGDKDAAAHIRDTYLRPTLARGKTALLDFSHVELATQSFVHALLAAIVRENPDSLEKIDFKHCNDAIKDIIQIVVEYAQDDFED, from the coding sequence TTGAAAATCCACGCGTCCACGGGAAATTTCGCGGGTGACAAAGATGCCGCTGCACACATCCGGGACACGTATCTCAGGCCAACCCTCGCAAGAGGCAAGACCGCTCTCCTCGACTTCAGTCACGTTGAACTCGCGACACAGTCATTCGTTCACGCCTTACTAGCCGCAATCGTTCGTGAGAACCCCGATAGCCTCGAAAAAATCGACTTCAAACACTGCAACGATGCCATAAAGGACATAATTCAGATCGTTGTCGAGTACGCGCAAGATGACTTCGAAGATTAA
- a CDS encoding FecCD family ABC transporter permease — protein MKSEVRRAQTHSDHQPAGDAAATPSRRVGRHPEAPHPEAPHSEAPHPEARRHDARHPASLRRRGTARELRVTLVLGALILALVLVSLCLGAFTLSVPDVFGALAGHGSRSALFVVNEVRLPRASEALLVGVCLGLSGALFQSIVRNPLASPDIIGITSSASATGITAILVLGLSGFALSGVVLAGALVAAAAIYLLAWRNGVSGYRLVLVGIGIAALAAALVSLQLTRSRITDVQQALVWITGSLNNASWAEVAVLAATMVLLVPATFVQARRLDVLRLGDDSAAALGVSLERTRLLLIVTAVALAAVAVSVVGPVGFVALVSAPIARGLVGSGRLALLPAALLGAVVMLAADLVAQFAVPGTSFPVGVVTGIVGAPYLLWLLTRTNRRGLGG, from the coding sequence GTGAAAAGCGAGGTTCGGCGCGCGCAAACGCACAGCGACCACCAGCCGGCCGGCGACGCTGCAGCCACCCCCTCCCGCCGTGTAGGCCGCCACCCCGAGGCTCCCCACCCCGAAGCTCCCCACTCCGAGGCTCCGCACCCCGAGGCCCGCCGCCACGATGCCCGCCACCCCGCCTCGCTGCGCCGCCGCGGGACGGCGCGCGAGCTGCGGGTGACGCTCGTGCTCGGCGCCCTCATCCTGGCGCTCGTACTGGTGTCGCTCTGCCTCGGAGCGTTCACCCTCAGTGTGCCCGATGTCTTCGGCGCTCTGGCCGGGCACGGGTCGAGATCGGCACTGTTCGTCGTGAACGAGGTGCGTCTGCCCCGGGCATCCGAAGCCCTGCTCGTGGGTGTGTGCCTCGGGCTCTCGGGCGCGCTCTTTCAGTCGATCGTGCGCAACCCGCTGGCGAGCCCCGACATCATCGGCATCACCTCGAGCGCGAGTGCCACCGGAATCACCGCGATTCTCGTGCTCGGCCTGAGCGGGTTCGCGCTCTCGGGCGTGGTGCTGGCCGGGGCGCTCGTGGCCGCCGCCGCCATCTACCTGCTCGCCTGGCGCAACGGCGTCAGCGGCTATCGGCTCGTGCTGGTCGGCATTGGTATCGCGGCGCTGGCGGCGGCCCTCGTCTCGTTGCAGCTCACCCGCAGCAGAATCACCGACGTGCAACAGGCGCTCGTCTGGATCACCGGCAGCCTGAACAACGCCAGCTGGGCCGAGGTGGCCGTGCTGGCGGCCACGATGGTGTTGCTCGTTCCGGCCACCTTCGTGCAGGCGCGGCGGCTCGACGTGCTTCGGCTCGGCGACGATTCCGCTGCGGCGCTCGGAGTGTCGCTCGAGCGAACGCGGCTGCTGCTCATCGTGACGGCCGTGGCGCTCGCGGCGGTGGCCGTCTCGGTGGTCGGCCCGGTCGGGTTCGTCGCTCTCGTCTCGGCTCCGATCGCCCGCGGGCTGGTGGGCTCCGGCCGGCTGGCACTGCTGCCGGCTGCGCTGCTCGGGGCCGTCGTGATGCTCGCCGCCGACCTCGTGGCGCAGTTCGCCGTGCCCGGCACCTCGTTTCCGGTCGGCGTCGTCACCGGAATCGTGGGCGCGCCCTATCTGCTCTGGCTGCTGACCAGAACCAACCGCCGTGGCCTGGGAGGCTGA
- a CDS encoding type II toxin-antitoxin system Phd/YefM family antitoxin — protein MSKADIGLRELKQNASDVVSRAEAGTQFRVVRNGKPTNVVIALREPAKKRWVPASELADLFAGVEPDATGWLAENDRHRDDDPLVDPWKVA, from the coding sequence ATGAGTAAGGCAGACATCGGGCTCCGTGAGCTGAAGCAGAACGCCAGCGACGTGGTCAGTCGTGCTGAGGCAGGCACTCAGTTTCGCGTCGTTCGCAACGGAAAGCCCACCAATGTGGTGATCGCGCTGCGGGAGCCGGCGAAGAAGCGATGGGTTCCTGCCTCCGAACTCGCCGACCTGTTCGCTGGAGTCGAGCCCGACGCCACCGGGTGGCTCGCCGAAAACGATCGACACCGCGACGACGATCCCCTGGTCGACCCCTGGAAAGTTGCCTAG
- a CDS encoding FecCD family ABC transporter permease: MRAVTAITTTAAAPPAATTAPARSHAPNRRIVIGFAVALVALAAVCVLSLAVGSRYIAPDVVWSALGHWIQGGATGSGAPTVGADPSATDAIVVIDKRLPRTLIGLLAGICLALGGTVMQGLTRNPLADPGILGVNFGAALAIVIAISVFGITAPSNYLWFAFAGAALAAVLVYVVASGGREGTTPVKLALAGAAVSAALGSIITAIQLTSTEALDALRFWQVGSLAGRGADVLASVTPLALAGIVLALCLGRSLNGLALGDDLARGLGQRVALSRLLGAVAVVLLCGSATAAVGPIVFVGLVIPHIARVITGPDYRLILPFSLVLGPVLLVGADVIGRVIALPGELQVGIVVAFVGAPVFIALVRRKRLAAL; encoded by the coding sequence GTGCGCGCGGTCACCGCCATCACCACCACCGCCGCGGCCCCGCCCGCGGCCACCACCGCGCCGGCGCGCAGCCACGCACCGAACCGCCGGATCGTCATCGGTTTCGCCGTGGCGCTCGTCGCCCTGGCCGCCGTGTGCGTGCTGAGCCTCGCCGTGGGCTCCCGCTACATCGCGCCCGACGTTGTGTGGTCGGCGCTCGGGCACTGGATTCAGGGCGGCGCCACCGGCTCGGGCGCGCCGACGGTCGGCGCCGACCCCTCGGCGACCGACGCGATCGTGGTGATCGACAAGCGCCTGCCGCGCACCCTCATCGGTCTGCTGGCCGGCATCTGCCTGGCCCTGGGCGGAACAGTGATGCAGGGCCTCACGCGCAATCCGCTGGCCGATCCGGGCATCCTCGGGGTGAACTTCGGTGCGGCCCTGGCCATCGTCATAGCAATCTCGGTCTTCGGCATCACGGCACCCTCGAACTACCTCTGGTTCGCCTTCGCGGGGGCCGCACTCGCCGCGGTGCTTGTCTACGTCGTGGCCTCGGGCGGCCGCGAGGGCACGACCCCCGTCAAACTCGCGCTGGCCGGCGCCGCCGTGTCAGCGGCGCTCGGCTCGATCATCACGGCCATCCAGCTCACGAGCACCGAAGCGCTCGACGCCCTGCGCTTCTGGCAGGTCGGCTCGCTCGCCGGCCGGGGTGCGGATGTTCTGGCCTCCGTCACTCCGCTCGCGCTGGCCGGCATCGTGCTCGCCCTGTGCCTGGGCCGCAGCCTGAACGGACTGGCTCTCGGCGACGACCTTGCCCGCGGCCTCGGACAACGCGTCGCGCTCTCGCGGCTGCTCGGTGCCGTGGCGGTCGTTCTGCTCTGCGGATCGGCCACCGCGGCCGTCGGCCCCATCGTCTTTGTCGGGCTCGTGATTCCGCACATCGCTCGGGTGATCACGGGGCCCGACTACCGTCTGATCCTGCCGTTCTCCCTCGTGCTCGGGCCCGTTCTGCTGGTCGGGGCCGACGTGATCGGCCGAGTCATCGCGCTGCCGGGCGAGCTGCAGGTCGGCATCGTCGTCGCCTTCGTGGGCGCGCCCGTGTTCATCGCCCTGGTGCGGCGCAAACGGCTGGCCGCCCTGTGA
- a CDS encoding PIN domain-containing protein: protein MILLDTNVLIQLPAALPDDTFGASMICLAELHFGVEAAPDAISRADRTRRLSRLRGTFDWVPFDEFAAEAYGVLAATVSRTRPGHARSKDIMIAAQAYSLGVPLMTRNVKDFELISHMVQIIGAE, encoded by the coding sequence TTGATCCTGCTCGACACGAATGTGCTGATCCAGCTTCCCGCTGCTCTTCCCGATGACACATTCGGCGCCAGCATGATCTGCCTCGCCGAACTCCACTTCGGTGTCGAGGCGGCGCCAGACGCTATTTCTCGCGCTGACCGCACCCGCCGTTTGTCCCGTCTGAGAGGCACCTTTGACTGGGTGCCGTTCGATGAATTCGCGGCCGAGGCATACGGTGTACTCGCCGCCACGGTTTCGCGCACGCGACCAGGCCACGCGCGCAGCAAAGACATCATGATCGCCGCTCAGGCTTATTCGCTCGGCGTGCCGCTGATGACGCGCAATGTCAAAGACTTCGAACTCATCAGTCACATGGTGCAGATCATCGGCGCCGAGTGA
- a CDS encoding ABC transporter ATP-binding protein, with translation MIVDNLSVEIPTGRITTIVGPNACGKSTLLRGLARLLAPTSGAVLLDGESIRSLKTKTVATKIGLLPQTPTAPEGITVNDLVARGRYPHQGLFSRWNASDDAIVAEALAATGTADLAGRSIDELSGGQRQRVWIAMALAQQTGILLLDEPTTFLDLSHQLEVLDVLVDLNRTRGTTVVMVLHDLNLACRYTDHLVAMSGGAIVAEGAPADVVTVSLVREVFGVESLRLDDPVTGTPLIVPLGRHHRASGDGAGTALR, from the coding sequence ATGATCGTCGACAACTTGAGCGTCGAGATTCCCACCGGGCGCATCACCACCATCGTCGGGCCGAATGCCTGCGGAAAATCCACTCTGCTGCGCGGCCTGGCGCGGCTTTTGGCACCCACGAGTGGGGCGGTGCTGCTCGATGGTGAGAGCATCCGGAGCCTGAAAACGAAGACGGTGGCGACGAAAATCGGGCTGCTGCCCCAGACGCCCACCGCGCCCGAGGGCATCACGGTCAACGACCTCGTGGCGCGCGGCCGCTACCCGCACCAGGGGCTGTTCTCGCGCTGGAACGCCTCAGACGACGCCATCGTTGCAGAAGCGCTCGCAGCGACTGGCACCGCAGACCTCGCCGGGCGGTCGATCGACGAGCTCTCGGGCGGCCAGCGTCAGCGGGTCTGGATCGCCATGGCGCTCGCGCAGCAGACGGGCATCCTGCTCCTCGACGAGCCCACCACTTTTCTCGACCTGAGCCACCAGCTCGAGGTTCTGGATGTTCTGGTCGACCTCAATCGCACCCGCGGAACGACCGTGGTGATGGTGCTGCACGACCTCAATCTCGCGTGTCGGTACACGGATCACCTCGTGGCGATGTCTGGCGGCGCGATCGTCGCCGAGGGGGCGCCGGCCGATGTGGTGACGGTTTCGCTGGTGCGCGAGGTGTTCGGCGTGGAGTCGCTGCGGCTCGACGACCCGGTGACCGGAACCCCGCTCATCGTGCCGCTGGGGCGGCATCATCGTGCGTCCGGCGATGGTGCCGGTACGGCGCTGCGGTGA
- a CDS encoding LysR family transcriptional regulator, with product MNLEQLRSFVEVARVGNFTRAAEQLHLAQPSLSRQIASLEHDLGAQLFARTRGGSTLTTAGDSLLPLAKRMLADAESVRRELAELAGLERGRVRLGATPTLCISLVAEVLSAFHAAHPAVELHLSEHGSRRLLDELAGGELDLALITTSDASTAERFTVTPLLVEELVVISSAAAPAVASGATITLTEVAALPQIVFSETYDLRSATDAAFADAALSPEVVLEGAEMDAVLRFVERGLGVAIVPAMVLIDRPGLRSVRLDGPTITRTISLARPADVAPPAAVRVMQRTIAATATELAARAGATMRLAAAGAPGAPPAPAAVPA from the coding sequence ATGAACCTGGAACAACTGCGCAGCTTCGTCGAGGTCGCCCGTGTCGGCAACTTCACCCGGGCCGCCGAACAGCTGCATCTCGCGCAACCGTCGTTGAGTCGCCAGATCGCGTCGCTCGAACACGACCTGGGTGCCCAGCTGTTCGCGCGAACCCGCGGCGGCAGCACGCTAACGACCGCGGGTGATTCCCTGCTGCCTCTGGCGAAACGGATGCTCGCCGACGCCGAATCCGTTCGCCGAGAATTGGCCGAACTGGCCGGCCTCGAGCGGGGCAGGGTTCGGCTGGGCGCGACGCCCACGCTCTGCATCAGCCTCGTCGCCGAGGTGCTCAGCGCGTTTCACGCTGCGCATCCGGCCGTCGAATTGCACCTCTCAGAGCACGGATCGCGCCGCCTGCTCGACGAACTCGCCGGTGGGGAGCTCGACCTCGCGCTCATCACGACCTCTGATGCGTCGACAGCCGAGCGGTTCACGGTGACGCCGTTGCTCGTCGAAGAGCTCGTGGTCATCTCCTCGGCCGCCGCGCCAGCTGTCGCATCGGGCGCTACCATCACGCTCACCGAGGTCGCGGCGCTGCCGCAGATCGTCTTCAGCGAGACCTACGACCTGCGCAGCGCGACCGACGCGGCCTTCGCTGACGCCGCGCTCTCGCCCGAGGTGGTGCTCGAAGGGGCCGAAATGGATGCGGTGCTGCGCTTCGTCGAACGCGGACTCGGCGTCGCCATCGTGCCCGCGATGGTGCTCATCGATCGCCCGGGGCTCCGATCGGTGCGACTCGACGGCCCGACCATCACGCGCACGATCAGCCTCGCGCGCCCCGCCGATGTCGCCCCGCCCGCCGCCGTGCGGGTGATGCAGCGCACGATCGCCGCGACGGCGACCGAGCTCGCCGCCCGGGCCGGCGCTACCATGCGCCTCGCTGCTGCCGGTGCTCCTGGTGCTCCGCCAGCGCCCGCCGCCGTGCCGGCGTAG
- a CDS encoding L-aspartate oxidase: MTTSERQISTTVLVIGTGGSGLRAAIELAEAGVDVLALGKRPKSDAHTSLAAGGINAALATMDADDSWQQHAADTLKESYLLANPHTVEIVTSGAARGIEDLERYGMPFAREADGRISQRFFGAHTYRRTAFAGDYTGLEIQRTLINRAAQLHVPILDTVYVTRILVNDDGAVFGAYGFDLEDGTRYLIHADAVILAAGGHNRIWRRTSSRRDENTGDSFRLAVEAGGRLRDPELVQFHPSGIIEPENAAGTLISEAARGEGGILRNGLGERFMQNYDPERLELSTRDRVALACYTEIKEGRGTPNGGVWLDVSHLPRETIMTRLPRVYQTMLELQMLDITQDPIEIAPTAHYSMGGVWVRPEDHSTDVPGLYAIGEASSGLHGANRLGGNSLIELLVFGRIVGQAAAAYSAGLPAQARSAAAVSTARGEIAELLAADGPENVRALQRAIRNTMTEHAGVVRDEQGLRAGLAELDAIEARIAGVGIHPDIAGYQDLAHAFDLKSAALAARATLEAALERRETRGCHNRSDYPELDPALQVNLVWSPAGGVVREPIPAIPAEIAALMREEVSVAGKLVE, encoded by the coding sequence ATGACCACTTCAGAACGCCAAATCTCCACCACGGTTCTCGTCATCGGCACGGGCGGATCGGGCCTGCGCGCCGCCATCGAGCTCGCCGAAGCCGGGGTCGATGTGCTCGCCCTCGGCAAGCGCCCCAAGAGCGACGCCCACACCTCCCTCGCGGCCGGCGGCATCAACGCCGCGCTCGCCACGATGGACGCCGACGACAGCTGGCAGCAGCACGCCGCCGACACGCTGAAAGAGAGCTACCTGCTCGCCAACCCGCACACCGTCGAGATCGTGACCTCCGGCGCTGCCCGCGGCATCGAAGATCTCGAGCGCTACGGCATGCCGTTCGCGCGCGAAGCCGACGGCCGCATCTCGCAGCGTTTCTTCGGCGCGCACACCTACCGGCGCACGGCCTTCGCGGGCGATTACACGGGCCTCGAGATTCAGCGCACACTGATCAACCGGGCCGCACAACTGCATGTTCCCATTCTCGACACGGTGTACGTGACGCGCATTCTGGTCAACGACGACGGGGCGGTGTTCGGGGCATACGGCTTCGACCTCGAAGACGGCACGCGGTATCTGATTCACGCCGACGCGGTCATCCTGGCCGCCGGCGGGCACAACCGCATCTGGCGGCGCACGTCGTCGCGGCGCGACGAGAACACGGGCGACTCGTTCCGGCTGGCGGTCGAGGCGGGCGGGCGGCTGCGCGACCCCGAGCTGGTGCAGTTTCACCCGTCGGGCATCATCGAGCCCGAGAACGCGGCCGGCACGCTCATCTCCGAGGCGGCCCGCGGCGAGGGCGGAATCTTGCGCAACGGGCTCGGCGAGCGGTTCATGCAGAACTACGACCCCGAGCGGCTCGAGCTGTCGACCCGTGACCGGGTGGCGCTGGCCTGTTACACCGAGATCAAAGAGGGGCGCGGTACGCCGAACGGCGGGGTATGGCTGGATGTCTCGCACCTGCCCCGCGAGACCATCATGACCCGGCTGCCGCGCGTCTACCAGACGATGCTCGAGCTGCAAATGCTCGACATCACGCAAGACCCCATCGAGATCGCGCCCACCGCGCACTACTCGATGGGCGGGGTCTGGGTTCGGCCAGAGGATCACTCGACCGACGTACCCGGGTTGTACGCCATCGGCGAAGCGTCGTCGGGGCTGCACGGGGCGAACCGGCTCGGCGGCAACTCGCTGATCGAGCTGCTGGTGTTCGGGCGCATCGTGGGGCAGGCCGCGGCCGCGTATTCGGCCGGGCTGCCGGCGCAGGCGCGTTCGGCCGCCGCCGTATCGACCGCACGAGGCGAGATCGCCGAGCTGCTCGCGGCCGACGGACCCGAGAACGTGCGCGCCCTGCAGCGCGCCATTCGTAACACGATGACCGAGCACGCGGGCGTGGTGCGCGACGAGCAGGGGCTGCGGGCCGGCCTCGCCGAGCTCGACGCCATCGAAGCGCGCATCGCCGGCGTGGGCATCCACCCCGACATCGCGGGCTACCAAGACCTCGCCCACGCGTTCGACCTCAAGTCGGCCGCCCTGGCGGCTCGGGCCACTCTGGAGGCGGCACTCGAACGCCGCGAGACTCGGGGCTGCCACAACCGCAGCGACTACCCCGAGCTCGACCCGGCGCTGCAGGTGAATCTCGTGTGGTCGCCGGCCGGTGGTGTCGTGCGCGAGCCGATCCCGGCGATCCCCGCCGAGATCGCGGCCCTCATGCGCGAAGAGGTGTCGGTGGCGGGCAAGCTCGTGGAGTAG
- a CDS encoding aldo/keto reductase gives MEYRLLGRTGLTVSPLCLGTMMFGDWGNSDVEDSVSIIHHALDAGINFVDTADVYSAGGSEEIVGKALAGRRDDVVLATKFFMPMGTAPNQGGGSRKWIMREVENSLRRLGTDYIDLYQVHRPSAEMDVAETLGALSDLVRQGKVRYIGSSSYLGSQIVEAQVVSRDRNLERFVTEQPPYSIMVRGVEGDVLPTAQRYGMGTLTYSPLGGGWLSGRWRKDAETPTPASRARRALPGRFDMSLPANQQKLEIADALAHVAEEAGISLIELAIAFVIRHPGVTSAIIGPRTLDQLQSQLPAADVVLSDEVLDRIDELVVPGTTINPADNSYSTAELAVGARRR, from the coding sequence ATGGAGTACCGCCTGCTGGGCCGCACCGGCCTCACGGTCAGTCCGCTGTGCCTGGGCACCATGATGTTCGGCGACTGGGGGAATAGTGACGTCGAGGATTCGGTCTCGATCATCCACCACGCCCTCGACGCCGGCATCAACTTCGTCGACACCGCCGATGTGTATTCGGCCGGCGGATCCGAAGAGATCGTCGGCAAGGCGCTCGCTGGGCGCCGCGACGACGTGGTGCTCGCGACCAAGTTCTTCATGCCTATGGGCACGGCTCCGAACCAGGGCGGCGGGTCGCGCAAGTGGATCATGCGCGAGGTCGAGAACTCGCTGCGCCGCCTCGGCACCGACTACATCGACCTCTATCAGGTGCACCGCCCGAGCGCTGAAATGGATGTCGCAGAAACCCTCGGAGCGCTCAGCGACCTGGTTCGCCAGGGCAAGGTGCGTTACATCGGCTCGTCGTCGTACCTCGGCAGCCAGATCGTCGAGGCGCAGGTGGTGTCGCGCGATCGCAACCTCGAGCGGTTCGTCACGGAGCAGCCACCGTACTCGATCATGGTGCGCGGAGTCGAAGGCGACGTGCTACCCACGGCCCAGCGCTACGGCATGGGAACGCTAACCTATAGCCCGCTCGGCGGCGGCTGGCTTTCGGGGCGCTGGCGCAAAGACGCCGAGACGCCCACTCCCGCGTCGCGCGCACGCCGCGCGCTGCCCGGCCGCTTCGACATGTCGCTGCCGGCGAACCAGCAGAAGCTGGAAATAGCGGATGCCCTGGCCCACGTCGCCGAAGAAGCAGGCATCTCGCTCATCGAGCTGGCGATCGCCTTTGTGATCCGTCATCCGGGCGTGACCTCGGCCATCATCGGGCCGCGCACGCTGGATCAGCTTCAGTCGCAGCTGCCGGCAGCCGACGTGGTGCTGAGTGACGAGGTGCTCGACCGCATCGACGAGCTCGTGGTTCCCGGCACCACCATCAACCCGGCCGACAACAGCTACAGTACGGCGGAGCTGGCCGTAGGCGCGCGGCGGCGCTGA
- a CDS encoding MaoC/PaaZ C-terminal domain-containing protein: MTGTGIRGRRVRRRGHPFVRVRRPRASSGDGHGPGRPFVARSRTPGIHLARPAVARDTFLMPHYLEDLHAGQSFVTPGKTVTETDVVMFGALTNDNNQVHTDVEFAAHTRYGQRIVHGLFVTSLCLGLIARTGVFEGSAVALLGVDQWRFERPVFIGDTITCTVDILSTRLASNGRNGVVERLVSARNQDGETVQSGRMDLLVLTREAAIAS; the protein is encoded by the coding sequence GTGACGGGCACGGGCATCCGCGGGCGGCGGGTGCGGCGCCGCGGGCATCCGTTCGTGCGGGTGCGACGGCCGCGGGCATCCAGCGGCGACGGGCACGGCCCCGGGCGTCCGTTCGTCGCGCGTAGTCGCACCCCGGGCATCCACTTGGCGCGCCCCGCGGTGGCGCGAGATACTTTTTTGATGCCGCACTACCTCGAAGACCTGCACGCCGGTCAATCGTTCGTCACACCGGGCAAGACCGTCACTGAGACCGATGTGGTGATGTTCGGAGCCCTGACGAATGACAACAATCAGGTGCACACCGACGTCGAATTCGCAGCTCACACCCGCTACGGCCAGCGCATCGTGCACGGCCTCTTCGTCACGTCGCTGTGCCTCGGCCTCATCGCGCGCACAGGCGTGTTCGAGGGCAGCGCCGTCGCCCTGCTCGGCGTCGACCAGTGGCGCTTCGAGAGGCCCGTCTTCATCGGCGACACAATCACGTGCACGGTCGATATTCTGTCGACGCGTCTCGCCAGCAACGGTCGAAACGGGGTCGTCGAGCGGCTGGTTTCGGCGCGCAATCAAGACGGTGAGACCGTTCAGTCGGGCCGCATGGATCTGCTCGTGCTCACCCGCGAGGCCGCTATCGCGAGCTGA